Genomic window (Polaromonas sp. JS666):
TCCAGGGCGTCTGCCAATTGGTCGGTCATAGCCACGGTGAGGGCGTTTCCCGCGGCAGGCGCGTCCATGGAAATCACAAGTACTGCGCCGCGCACTTCAGTGCGCACGAGGATGGGTGTTGTTTCGGTAGTTGTCATCAAATTGCCTCAGGTGTTGGTAAATGCAGGAGATCGCCTGGCCAGAAACGCGGCCATGCCTTCTTTCTGGTCTGACAAAGAGAAGCCGGCGTGAAAGAGACGGCGCTCGAACAGAAGCCCTTCAGCCAGAGATGATTCGAAAGAACGGTTCACGGCTTCTTTGATCGCGATCGCGACCGGTGAGGATTGCGACGCGACGGTCCTCGCGAGAATCAGCGCTTCGTCAAAGACCTTCTCCGCAGCAACCACGCGAGAGACAAGACCTGCCGCGTAGGCCCTCGCAGCGGTTATTGTTCCTCCAGTGAGGCACATTTCCATGGCCAGGGACTTTCCCACTGCGCGTGGCAGCCTCTGGGTCCCACCGGCGCCTGGCACGATGCCGAGCCTGATTTCAGGTTGGCCAAAAACTGCGGAGTCCGCTGCAACAACGATGTCGCACATCATCGCAAGCTCGCACCCGCCGCCCATGGCGAAACCACTCACTGCCGCAATGATCGGCTTGCGGTGGAGACGGATGCATTCCCAATTTCGTCCGATGTAGTCTGTCTTAAAGGCTTCGGCATATTCCATGCGGGACATGGCAACGATGTCGGCGCCGGCCGCAAACGCCTTATCTGAGCCGCGGATCGGCGAGCCTGACTCAGCGCCGTCCAAGGTGTCCATTCCAATTGCCGATATGGCCACCGGCTACCTGGCGACCATCACCATACTGGCCGCGCTCCAGCAAGTGTCACGGACACAGCTGGGGCAGCAACTGGACGTCAGTCTTTACAACTCGACGCTGATGCTGCAGCAAGTGGGTTTGTCGTCCTATTTCGCCACAGGCGAAGAGCCAGAGAAGTGCGGCAGCGCTGCCCCCTACGCAGCGCCCAATGAAGCATTTCCGACCCAAGACGGCTGGGTCATGGTTGCGGCATACCAGCCGCAGCGGTGGAGGAAACTTTGTGAAATGCTGGGTCTGGAAGGGCTTGCGTCGGATGAAAGATTTGCCAGTAATTCCCTGCGCGTGGCGAATCGGGCCGAGCTGAACGAGGTATTGGGTGCAGCTTTCAAGACGCGTACGACGCACACCTGGATTGGCACGCTGAGCGCACTCGACATTCTCTGCGCGCCCATCGCCACGTATCGGGAGGTCACGCGCTCGGCGCAGTATCGTCAAAGCGGCGTCGAAACCTATGTAGATCATCCGGTCGCTGGCCGGGTTCGAATGCCCGCATTTTCGATTGGCGATGCCCAGACAGCAGCAATGCCAAACTTGCCGCCTCCTCTCTTGGGCGAGCACTCGGCGACAGTATTGGCGGAGTATGGGCTTACGGCGGAAGAGATTGACACTCTTGTTTCACGCGGCGTAGTCAAGACTACAAGCCTGCCTATGCCAGACCTGGTTGGAGCCCGCTCATGACACGCCAGCATGTTGTGATGGAAGTCTTGCAAGAGGTGGCAGTCCTGACCTTAACCGGGCTCAACTCCCTCAATCCGCTCACGGACGAGCTGGTGGATGCGCTTGGCGATGCGCTCAAAAGCATCGAGGCCGATCCACTGCTTCATGTCACGGTGAGCGTACTCATCAAGCCCGTGACAGCCTGAATGACTCCATCAACGCCGGGCTTGTCCCGTTGGGGCCCCGTTTGTCCATAAGCGGAAATAGAGCAATAAATGATTCGCGGATTCGCCTCGGCAATGTCTTCATAAGCCAGCCCGAATCTCTGCATGACGCCCGGGCGAAAGCTTTCAATGATCACGTCCGCGCAGCTGGCCATGCGTAATACGGCATCGCGCCCCGCCGGGTCCTTGAGGTTGACGGCCAGACCGCGCTTGTTCCGGTTCACACTGAGTGCGACAACGCTTTCCCCGTTGAGCCACGGAGGGCCAATGGCTCGACCCAGCTCGCCCTCGGGGGATTCGATCTTGACGACGTCCGCGCCCAGATCCCCGAGCAGCATGCCGCAAACGGGACCGGCCACGACATGGGAAAAGTCGAGGACACGGATTTTCTTGAGACTGTCTCTCAGCATTCTGCGGCACCTTTACCCTGCTGCCTTTGACAGTCAGGGAGTAAGTTAAGTAGGTGCTAAGAATAGACAGTCAGGCACGCCATCACAAACGAGTTTTCTTGCGCTGAGGATTGACTTTTTGTTAACCACCTCGCGCCTGCTGCTGTAGTAACCGGCGAAAGTGAGAGCCGACCTCGGTGCAGTCAAACGTCTCCAATCACAGAGGCAAGCCACTGGGTGAATGCACGAAGCGCGTCAGACTCCGGTTTGGTGCTCGGCCACACAAAGTAGTACGTGTGTGCGCCACGATCCAGCACGAAATCGAAGGGCATGATGAGGGCACCCTCAGCAAGATCCCTTTCTACCAAGGCTTTCTGTGCGATCGCTACTCCGTGCCCTTCGGCTGCCGCTTGATAAGCGAGCAACGACGTCTCGTATTTCATTCCACGGTAGGCGTTGACGTCGGCGCTGCCTACAGCCTTGAGCCAGGAATGCCAGTCATCCGGGCGAGCCATTGAATGCAAAAGGGTTTCGTTGCCAAGCTGAGACGGCTTGGTCAGTTTGGTTTGGCCCGACTTTACGCGTGGGGCCATCACCGGGGTGAGCTCATTACGCACCAGGCGTTGCAGCTTGACTTTCGGCCAGTCCCCCCCTCCCAACTCGACTCCGGCGTCAATTTCTTCCCGCTCGAAGTTCAGGGGTGCAGGTGACGTGGAGAGCTGTACGTCAATGTCCGGATGCGCTTGGTGAAACGTAGCCAGACGGGGAATCAGCCAGCGGACCGCAAAGGTTGCAGGGGATCTGATCTTCAACACGTGCCGGCGATATGCGCCCCCCATCGCAATGTTCGTAGCCTCGCGCAAGGAAAGGAAGAGTGGGTGGATGTCTGAGAGATAGCGGGCGCCTGCCACAGTGAGTTCCAGGCCACCGGCAAGCCTCTTGAACAGGAGAACGCCGAGAAAATCCTCCAGCGCCTTGATCTGTCGGCTTACCGCCGCCGGCGTGACGTAGAGCTCTTGCGCAGCCTTGGAAACACTTAGGAGTCGGCCGGCGACCTCGAATGCTTTTAGCGGATTAAGCGGCGGCAGCGGATTCATTGGAGGGTTTTGGAGCAGTGGAAGTTTGAGCCGCCCGGTTTCAGACGTTTGCACGATAGACCGGCCCTCATTCGACCATGCACAAGCAGGAGGCCCGTCTGTTTGAATTCCTCGTCAGCACTTTCAAGGGGCAGCGCATTCAGCCTCAGTGGGCTATTTGACCTGGGTAGCTGCGAATTTTCTGCATCAAATAGGGCTACAACCCAATCAGCACGGGCAAAAACAGCTATCAAAACAATAGCGTTTGCAGCTTCACCAGCGTCAGCTCAAATGCTTGCCCACAATCCCGGCCAGTTCGAACATCGTCACCTGCGGCTTGCCGAACACCGGCAGCAGCTTGGCGTCGGCATTGATGGCGCGCTTGTTGGCGGCGTCCTGCAGGCCCTCGGCCTTGATGTAGTCCCACAGCTTCTTGATCACCTGGGTGCGAGCCACCGGTTCGGCGCCAATCACCGCGGCGAGCGAGTCGCTGGGCTTGAGGCCGGCCCCCGGCTTTGGAGTCGCGGCCTTGCGCGCCACCTTGGGTGCGGCCGTCTTGGCCGGCGCCTTTTTGGCGGCGACCTTTTTGGCCGCAGCTTTCTTCGCCGCCGGCGCCGCATCGCCCGCGGCCCCTTTGGCCGCCACCGTCTTGCCGAATGGCGTCTTCACGACCCCCGTCTTGGCGGCCGCCGGTTTGCGCGGCGGGAACTTGGACGGCGCGAACTCGAAGTTCACCTTGTCGGCCTCCTTGTCCCAGGCCAGCATGGCCTTGAACGGGCGGCGCGTGCGCATCGAGACAAACTTGTCCAGCAGGTCGGTCTTGCCGGTTTCCAGCAGCTTGTGCATTTGCTCGCGCTCGATGGGCTGCTGCAGAATCACCTGGCCGGTCTTGAAGGTGCAACTCGGCGTGGGCTGTTCCAGCGTGGGCACGGACTTTTCGCAGACGTAGTTCTTGCCGAGCTCGAACACCCGGGCGGCGCAGCGCGGGCAGGGGCCCAGCGACTGCTGATCGCCGAAGTCCACAATCTCGCCGGTCTCGCCGTTCTTGTCGTCACCAAAATCAAATTCGAGCTTGTAGTTCTTCGTTTCCTCGTCGAACTTGATCACCATCTCGGCGGTGAAGGGCCAGCCCGCCTTGGAGCGGAACCCCTCCAGCGGCCCGATCTTGCGGTCACGCAGGAACTGCTCGACCTCGGCCGTTTCAAAGGTGCGGCCGGCCGGCGTCTTGCCGAAGGAAAAGCCGCAACCATCGCCGCCGTTTTTGCCGGTGCAGGTGTAGCGGCGGTAGTTCTCCTTCACCACGCCGCCGCAATTGGGGCAGGGCGTTTGCAGCGTCGTGTAGTCGCCCGGGATGGTGTCCTTGTCGTAGCCCTTGGCCTTGTTGACCAGGTTTTCCGTCATGGCGGCAATTTCGGCCATGAAGGTTTCGCGGCTCAGCTTGCCGTGCTCCATCTGCGCCAGCTTGTATTCCCATTCGCCGGTCAGCTCGGCTTTGGAGAGCTCTTCCACGCCCAGGCCGCGCAGCAGCGTCATGAGCTGAAAGGCCTTGGCGGTCGGGATCAGTTCGCGCCCTTCGCGCAGCATGTACTTCTCGGCAATCAGGCCCTCGATGGTGGCGGCGCGCGTAGCCGGCGTGCCCAGGCCTTTTTCCTGCATGGCTTCACGCAGCTCGTCGTCGTCTATGGTCTTGCCGGCGCCTTCCATCGCGCCCAGCAGGGTGGCTTCGCTGTAGCGTGCCGGCGGCCGGGTCTTCAGACCCTTGGCCTCGACCACCTCGGCGCGTACCATTTCACCGGGCTTGACCGGCACCAGGCTCTGGCCCTTGTCGCCGTCCTTGGCATCGGCCACTTCATCGGCCGCTTCCTTGCCGTAAATTGCCAGCCAGCCGGGCTTGACCAGCACCTTGCCTTCGGTCTTGAAACTATAGCCCACGGCCTGGGAAATACGGGTCGTGACCAGGTATTCGGCGCTCGGGTAGAACACCGCCATGAAGCGGCGCACCACCAGGTCGTACAGCTTTTGCTCGGCCTCGCTCAGCCCACTGGGCGCCTGTGTGGTTGGGATAATAGCGAAGTGATCGCTCACCTTGGCGTTATCAAAAATCCGCTTGCTGGGCTTGATGTAGTTGCCTTTGATGGCCGTGGCCGCGTGCGGCGCCAGGTGGCGCATACCGCTGTCGGCCAGCATCTCAAAGGTCTGCTTCACCACCGGCAAATAGTCTTCGGGCAGCGCGCGCGAGTCGGTACGCGGGTAGGTCAGCGCCTTGTGGCGCTCGTACAGGCTTTGCGCAATCGACAGCGTGGTCTTGGCGGAAAAGCCGAACTTGCCGTTGGCTTCGCGCTGCAGCGAGGTCAAATCGAACAGCAGGCCGGCGGCCTGCGTGGTCGGCTTGGACTCTTCCGTGACCGTGGCGGCCTTGCCGCGCACCGCCTCGGCAATGGCCAGCGCTTCGCGCTCCGACCAGACGCGGTCGGCCCGCAGCTCGGCGTCGGGCTCGGCATTGTCGGCATTCGCCGCGGCCTTTTTCCATTTCGGGTCGAACCACTTGGCCGGGTATTCGCCGGCTTCGGCCAGGAAAGATGCATGGATCTCCCAGTAGTCGCGGCTGACAAATTTGCGGATTTTCTCTTCGCGCTCCACCACCACCGACAGCGTCGGCGTCTGCACGCGGCCCACGGTGGTCAGGAAGAAGCCGCCATCGCGTGAATTGAAGGCGGTCATGGCGCGGGTGCCGTTGATGCCGACCATCCAGTCGGCCTCGGAACGCGAGCGGGCGGCATCGGCCAGGCCCTGCATCTGTTTTTCGCTGCGCAGGCTGTCAAAGCCCTCGCGGATCGCGGCCGGCGTCATGGACTGCAGCCAGAGGCGCTTGACCGGGTGCTTGCTGTTGGCGTACTGCTGGATCAGCCGGAAGATCAGCTCGCCCTCACGCCCCGCGTCGCAGGCATTGACGATGGCGCCCACGTCCTTGCGCTTGGCCAGCTTGACGATGGCGTTGAGCCGCGTCCTGGTCTTGTCAATGGGCTTGACCTCAAAGTACGGCGGAATCACCGGCAGGTTGGCAAAGCTCCACTTGCCGCGCTTCACGTCAAACTCCTCGGGCGCCTGGATCTCCACCAGGTGTCCCACGGCCGAGGTGACCAGCCACTCGTCGCTCTCGAAGTACTCGTCGTGCTTCTCGAACTTGCCCGCAGTGGGCGTGATGGCACGCACAATGTCCTGTGCCACCGAGGGTTTTTCTGCAATCACCAGAGTTTTCATAAGTACTTCTTCAAACCTTCCACATCTTCGGAGAACATCTCTCCGCTTTCCGCAAATACGACTTTTCCATTCCGCCCGGTCACCTTCATGACCACCACGACCGGCAGACCCGCCGGCTTGGGCAGCAGTTTGCCGACCTCGGGGGTCAGCATTCCCGCGGGAAAACTGTAGCCTTTGGCTTTCAGGTAGCCGGCCGCCGCTGCAGGCTGCCTGTCAATCGACAAGGCCAGCACTTCCAGTCCCTGGTCCTTTTGCGCGCGCCACAAAGCCTCTATATGAGGCGACTGCAGCGCACAAAAAGGGCACCAGCTGGCCCACCAGTACACCACAAGCACCTTGCCCTGGGCATCGGCGGGGGTCCAGCGGCGACCATCCAGCAGCGTCAGGGACGGCAAAGGCAGCGTGCTGCCCACCTTCGGCAAAGGCCCTTCCGGCTCCCTGGCCCACGCCGGCAGGCCCACGCCCGGCGCGGCCAGCGCGG
Coding sequences:
- a CDS encoding CaiB/BaiF CoA transferase family protein, with amino-acid sequence MLRDSLKKIRVLDFSHVVAGPVCGMLLGDLGADVVKIESPEGELGRAIGPPWLNGESVVALSVNRNKRGLAVNLKDPAGRDAVLRMASCADVIIESFRPGVMQRFGLAYEDIAEANPRIIYCSISAYGQTGPQRDKPGVDGVIQAVTGLMSTLTVT
- a CDS encoding DNA topoisomerase III: MKTLVIAEKPSVAQDIVRAITPTAGKFEKHDEYFESDEWLVTSAVGHLVEIQAPEEFDVKRGKWSFANLPVIPPYFEVKPIDKTRTRLNAIVKLAKRKDVGAIVNACDAGREGELIFRLIQQYANSKHPVKRLWLQSMTPAAIREGFDSLRSEKQMQGLADAARSRSEADWMVGINGTRAMTAFNSRDGGFFLTTVGRVQTPTLSVVVEREEKIRKFVSRDYWEIHASFLAEAGEYPAKWFDPKWKKAAANADNAEPDAELRADRVWSEREALAIAEAVRGKAATVTEESKPTTQAAGLLFDLTSLQREANGKFGFSAKTTLSIAQSLYERHKALTYPRTDSRALPEDYLPVVKQTFEMLADSGMRHLAPHAATAIKGNYIKPSKRIFDNAKVSDHFAIIPTTQAPSGLSEAEQKLYDLVVRRFMAVFYPSAEYLVTTRISQAVGYSFKTEGKVLVKPGWLAIYGKEAADEVADAKDGDKGQSLVPVKPGEMVRAEVVEAKGLKTRPPARYSEATLLGAMEGAGKTIDDDELREAMQEKGLGTPATRAATIEGLIAEKYMLREGRELIPTAKAFQLMTLLRGLGVEELSKAELTGEWEYKLAQMEHGKLSRETFMAEIAAMTENLVNKAKGYDKDTIPGDYTTLQTPCPNCGGVVKENYRRYTCTGKNGGDGCGFSFGKTPAGRTFETAEVEQFLRDRKIGPLEGFRSKAGWPFTAEMVIKFDEETKNYKLEFDFGDDKNGETGEIVDFGDQQSLGPCPRCAARVFELGKNYVCEKSVPTLEQPTPSCTFKTGQVILQQPIEREQMHKLLETGKTDLLDKFVSMRTRRPFKAMLAWDKEADKVNFEFAPSKFPPRKPAAAKTGVVKTPFGKTVAAKGAAGDAAPAAKKAAAKKVAAKKAPAKTAAPKVARKAATPKPGAGLKPSDSLAAVIGAEPVARTQVIKKLWDYIKAEGLQDAANKRAINADAKLLPVFGKPQVTMFELAGIVGKHLS
- the gcvA gene encoding transcriptional regulator GcvA yields the protein MNPLPPLNPLKAFEVAGRLLSVSKAAQELYVTPAAVSRQIKALEDFLGVLLFKRLAGGLELTVAGARYLSDIHPLFLSLREATNIAMGGAYRRHVLKIRSPATFAVRWLIPRLATFHQAHPDIDVQLSTSPAPLNFEREEIDAGVELGGGDWPKVKLQRLVRNELTPVMAPRVKSGQTKLTKPSQLGNETLLHSMARPDDWHSWLKAVGSADVNAYRGMKYETSLLAYQAAAEGHGVAIAQKALVERDLAEGALIMPFDFVLDRGAHTYYFVWPSTKPESDALRAFTQWLASVIGDV
- a CDS encoding CaiB/BaiF CoA transferase family protein, with amino-acid sequence MATGYLATITILAALQQVSRTQLGQQLDVSLYNSTLMLQQVGLSSYFATGEEPEKCGSAAPYAAPNEAFPTQDGWVMVAAYQPQRWRKLCEMLGLEGLASDERFASNSLRVANRAELNEVLGAAFKTRTTHTWIGTLSALDILCAPIATYREVTRSAQYRQSGVETYVDHPVAGRVRMPAFSIGDAQTAAMPNLPPPLLGEHSATVLAEYGLTAEEIDTLVSRGVVKTTSLPMPDLVGARS
- a CDS encoding TlpA disulfide reductase family protein codes for the protein MLKRRNVIQSMAALAAPGVGLPAWAREPEGPLPKVGSTLPLPSLTLLDGRRWTPADAQGKVLVVYWWASWCPFCALQSPHIEALWRAQKDQGLEVLALSIDRQPAAAAGYLKAKGYSFPAGMLTPEVGKLLPKPAGLPVVVVMKVTGRNGKVVFAESGEMFSEDVEGLKKYL
- a CDS encoding enoyl-CoA hydratase-related protein codes for the protein MDTLDGAESGSPIRGSDKAFAAGADIVAMSRMEYAEAFKTDYIGRNWECIRLHRKPIIAAVSGFAMGGGCELAMMCDIVVAADSAVFGQPEIRLGIVPGAGGTQRLPRAVGKSLAMEMCLTGGTITAARAYAAGLVSRVVAAEKVFDEALILARTVASQSSPVAIAIKEAVNRSFESSLAEGLLFERRLFHAGFSLSDQKEGMAAFLARRSPAFTNT